One part of the Sardina pilchardus chromosome 5, fSarPil1.1, whole genome shotgun sequence genome encodes these proteins:
- the rps14 gene encoding 40S ribosomal protein S14, with translation MAPRKGKEKKEEQVISLGPQVAEGENVFGVCHIFASFNDTFVHVTDLSGKETICRVTGGMKVKADRDESSPYAAMLAAQDVAQRCKELGITALHIKLRATGGNRTKTPGPGAQSALRALARSGMKIGRIEDVTPIPSDSTRRKGGRRGRRL, from the exons ATGGCACCGCGTAAGGGTAAGGAAAAGAAGGAGGAGCAGGTCATTAGCCTGGGTCCTCAGGTCGCTGAAGGCGAGAATGTTTTCGGTGTCTGCCACATCTTCGCATCCTTCAACGATACCTTCGTGCATGTGACTGACCTCTCTGGCAA GGAAACAATCTGCCGTGTGACTGGCGGCATGAAGGTGAAGGCTGACAGAGATGAGTCTTCTCCATACGCTGCTATGCTTGCTGCCCAGGATGTTGCTCAGAGGTGCAAGGAGCTTGGCATCACTGCTCTGCACATCAAGCTGAGGGCCACTGGCGGAAACAG AACCAAGACTCCTGGACCTGGTGCACAGTCAGCTCTGAGAGCCCTGGCCCGCTCGGGCATGAAAATCGGACGTATCG AGGATGTCACCCCTATTCCAT